aACATGTGCctttgatcaagacccatttccttattgtaCTAGGtaattgtactagggtgatcttttagagtccactttcccaatcatatccccattgacccatgtgatcaagttgtttttcttctatgtttcttttcccatagatcttcctctggatgtgaatggcattctttctcataagtcccttagaattgtcctggatcactgcattgctactagtagagaagtccattacattcgattgtcccacagtgtatccatctctgtgtataagattctcctggttctgctcctttcactctgcatcaattcctggaggtcgttccagttcacatggaattcctccagttcattattcctttcagcataatagtattccatcaccaccagctatcacaatttgttcagccattccccaattgaagggtatcccttcattttctaattttttgccaccacaaagagtacagctatgaatattcttgtacatgtctttttctccattatctctttggggtacaaacccagcagtgctatggctggatcaaagggcagacagtcttttagcgccctttgggcatagttccaaattgccctccagaatggttggatcaattcacaactccaccagcaatgaattagtgtccctactttgccacatcccttccagcattcattattttcctttgctgttatgttagccaatctgctaggtgtgaggtgatacctcagagttgttttgatttgcatctctccgacaataagagatttagaacactttttcatgtgcttattaatagtattaatttctttatcagaaaattgcctgttcaggtcccttgtccatttatcaattggggaatagcttgatttttttgtacaattgatttagttccttataaatttgagtgattagtcctttgtcagaggttttttatcttcatgaaaatgatttattattatatcatattatgaatgaagaaactgaggcaagtaagtttttgaggatgaatttgaaattagggcttcctgactctcagtccagttctctattcactgccccattttctctttgtttttggcAAGCCACTTagaaacattcatttatttataaacaaTTGATctattcattaaattaaattgaataatttaTGAAAGCAGGTAGATCTAGGAGCTCAAGTAAGGAATGATTTTAACTTCTTGAAATTATTCTAGttaccaaaaataattttaaaatatttatttatttataacattcttttaaaattaattttgagttctgaattctctccctccctcaagaCCCTCCtccacccattgagaaagcaagccaTGTGATATCAATTACACATGTGAAATTGTGCAAAACATATTTGCATTTTACTCACATCacaaaaacatcaagaaaaataaagcagaaacatgatattttaattcacactcagagttcatcagttctctttctggaggtagatagcatttttgtCATGGACTTACATCTTTGATCATTGTACTAATCAAAATTGCCAAggctttcacagttggtcattatataatattgctattactgtgaaGAATGATGTAgtgctgctcacttcactctgcatcagtgaaTATAGGTCTTCCCACCCTTTTCTGAAACCACCTACTCCTTGTCAcctattatagcacaatagtactccatctcaatcatataccacaatttgttcagccattccccaattgatggaaatcctcttaatttctaattctttgccaccacaaaaagagctgttgtaaataaatatttttgtacatctggGTCCAGAATTTGACTTGAACATACTTTAAAGTTGTTTGGTGGGGAATGTTAGGAGAGTTCTCTGAGCTTCTGCCTACTCCACCATCTTGCCTCATCCCTCCACTGTCTCTTAGAGTAGGTCAATAGCACAGTATTACGGAAAACCCTCATCTGTTTTACTAAAGAAAATTGCTTACAAAAAGTTCTCAAGAACTCACCTGTTTAATTTACAAAATTAGGGACAATAATCCCTTCTCTGACTACTTGCAGAGAACCTCATAGATTATCTAGCCCCAACCGTACCCTCACAAACATCCCCCTCTACAACATTCCTGACAAGCAGGAATCCTGCCTTCGCTTGAAGACCTCTCTCCATTAATGGGGAACTCATTTCCTCTAGGGCAACCAGTGTTCCTTTGAGACAGATCTAATTTCTAgaagttttttctttctatctagcCCAGACCTACCTCCTTATAATATCTACCCATTGACATTTAGAGCCAAGGACAGCAAGTCTAATCCATCTTCTCACATGACAACCTTTCAGAGAATTGAAGTCAGGGATCCCATTCCCAGCAAGTTGTCCCTTCTTCAGACTAAAcattctcagttccttcaactagtCTGCATATGGCCTAGTCTCCAATCTCCTCACCCTCTTGCTTGTCCTCCTCTGGACTAATGGGAAGATCAAGTGAAATGGTGAGAAGGCActtaagaaagaacaaagaaaaagataaactactttgttttcaaaatgacaaatgataacaaacaaaaaaccaggtTGGATTATAAAAAGAAGTCTTTATTTACACATGAGGGAAATTAAGGGTACAAGTATTAAATAAGCACCAACTATATGGCATTACTTTACAGTTGTTATCTCTTgctcctcacaaaaaccctgggaggtaggtgctgttattattcctattttacattcAAGGAAACCAAGGTAGAAGAGATTAAGACATTTATCCAGGATtgcatagctagtgtctgagctcaggtcttcttacTTCACACGTGGTGTTGTagcaccttttttcttttttttaataagtttatCCACTGCTGAAATGGCTTTAGGAATACTATGGGAAATGGTCTCACTAACAACATCTTTGAGGAACTTTTTCACGAAACCAGGAACTTTAATTCCTCTTTTGCTTCTTCTGACAATCTGTAGGATAAAGAATAGAGTTCAATATTTAGGGACCAGTGATAATAATTCCCATTTCTCTAGTTTTACAATCTTATTAAgatccttcgttccttccttctttccttcattcctttgtttcttcgttcgtttgttcattccttcctatctttcttccttccttttttctttccttttttccttcctctctttcattttatattttcacaattaattgtaaataaaaattttaacatattttttttaatttttagttctaaattcactccctccctccttctcctatCCCCTTCTTGAAAAGGCAATAagttttatatagattatacatgcatataaagcatatttccattttatatatgttgcaaaaaaacccaaaccaaaaaaaaacacttaagaaaaaataaggaaagttaaaaaaatatgcttcaatatgcattcagactcatcattttttttcatttggagttcaatagtatttttcatcattaggTTTTTGGAATTGCCTTTGATCAGCGTAAggattgtattgatcagaatagctaagtcattgttgatcatcatacaatattgctatttcagtgtacaatgatctcctggctctgctcacttcagtttgtatcagttcacataggtcttcccacattttttctgaaaacatccacCCCTTGTCATCTCTTATtcctcaatagtattccatctcaaccatataccacaatttgtgcagcaatttcccaattgatgggtgtcccctcagtttccaattctattAACTCCATGAGGCAGCTGTTCTATGGTGGAAAGAATAGTAGGTCCAAAGGGAAGAGTAAATCTTGGCTCTTCCATTCTCTCAGTGGCCAAGGTGGTATTCAAACTCAGGCATTTGGGCATAAAACCCGTGTTCTTGTCACTGCACTACATTCACTAATTGCATAATTATAGCTAGATGCCTATGAATCTTCCCAATTGACCCCTTCCTATTTGGCTGCTCTTCTTGTAACTGCTGACTCTAGGGTCAGGAAGGGCATCAGGAATCACTTACCGTGTTACTCGCCATGGGAGAACAGCGGACCCAAACATCAGCTTCACCGTCACAGATGAATTTGACTGCTGCCCGACAATACTTCTCTTCCTAcagtttgagagagagaaagaaagagagatgttCAGGAAAGCTTTAGGTCTCAATCACATGAGAAAAGCAGGAAATACacagtatttctttcttttttgcattcTTTACTCCCCCTTTTCATTCCTCCCTCAGACCCAATCATAGGTCCCCAGTGTTGCTTTCTTCCATGCTTAGGACATTAGGATCTCTTGAGTtagtgttggaagggaccttggagccCATCTAACCCAGAGATGTCACACTCAAAAAGAAAGAGGAGCTACTAAACCATACATGAGGGTGACctgttgacttagttttaaaatatcacactaccaggggcagctaggtggctcagtggatcgagagtcaggcttagagatgggcagtcctgggttcaaatctggtctctgacacttcccagctgtatgatcctgggcaagccacttaacccccattgcctagtccttagcactcttctgtcttggaaccaatacaaagtattgattctaaaatggaaggtaagggctttaaaaaaaagtaacattGCCCATGCTTCAATGTACATTtagttattttgtcaaatattttccagttacatttAATCTACTCAGGATCTTCAAGGGTCTTATTGCTATTATAACTCAGTATACTAATAAACACAAcgcatatttgttttattttattctaaaatagaagagcaaagaagaggaaagatgaaagagagaagaggaaagagagatagagataggaaaagacaaagatacagagagagaatcagaatcagagaaagacaaaaagggagagagaggggaggcaaagagatagagacagagaagtgAGTTTGGAGGAGGGCAGATGAGGCAGGGGGTTTGGAAGCATGGGGGAGAAATGTGGCTCTTACCCCGTCTTTTTTGAAGGCACATTTGCTAGGAGTGCGGGTTTCTCCTTTCAGGCATTCAGTTTCTTGTATAGCGAAACCCATACGGTGGGGTTCTTTGGATTTTCTATCCTGAACATGGGGAGAAGAATAATTTGAGACTTTTATTGCATCTTTCCAAGTCTCTTATTCCTTAAGGATTCTGCCTCCTGTCCCCTTCCCATGccttatttcttatagtacaatggAATTGATCACTGATTTTGGAAccagttctggattcaaatcccatctcggACTCAAGACCTTCagctctctggacctcagtttcctaatctagaaAATAGATGGGGTTGAGTAAGAGCAAATGTGTGTCATGGATCCTTTTTTCAGTATAGAGAAATCTCTGGGCTTCTTctagaaacaatatttttaaatataaggggaagctgggtggctcagggaattgatGACCAGGCTCAAAGACAGGacatcctgggtttaaatatggcttcagacacttcccagctgtgtgaccctgggcaagtcacttcacccccattgtctagcccttaccactcttctgccttagaaccctacacagtattgattctaagatggacggtaagggttaaaaaatattttgaaatgcataaaatgaaatgcaaaggattccaaaggaaaccaaagttcagtcaaaattattttgcccatCCAAATTCATGGACTCATCTACCCATAGACCACCCTCTCTCCCAAGGATCTAGATTTCCTTTTATCTATAGATCTATGATTCTGGAGCTTTTTGCCAGAGTTCAGCTCTGAGCCTCTATTCCCATTCTTCTTATTCCTCCCAAGTACTCACCCACTTAAGTTGGGGTGTAATTGCAGTTATCCAGTAGGCATTTTTCTCATCACACTTGCTATTGAAATGGCTCATAGCAATTGTTAGAGCATCGTAATAGGAAAGCCCTCGGACTTCAGTAGCTTTAACCTCCATCAGCCCCAGAAGGAGCAGAGGAAGCAAAATTCTGAAGCTTGCCATTTTGTTTCTTCGGCTGATATCCTTGCTTGGGCTGATATTCCTTGTTTCTTTGGCTGATGTTCTCCATATTTATATCCCTAGAAAGGCTAGCAGTTGGGGAGGGCCTTCGGTCACTCTCAGGGATTGACCAATGGCTTTCAAAATcatttcaactcattttacagatatgttTAGAGATAGGAATCGGACCAGAGAGGAGATTTGTTGATTACTCCACAATGTACACCATCTATTTCCCCCCAAGCCAATTCAAGAAGGCATTCAAGATGCTCAGGGCTGTCAGCAATAAACTGGGGCAGATATCTAGAATGAGATATAATTAAAAAAGTGGAAAGAGTTGGCCCAAAGGGTTATAGATTGAAATCTGAAATAGAATCCAGAGGTTACTAAGGCCACCACACATcccttttccagatgaagaaatcaagacttGGAGAGACCAAGAGATTTTCTCCCATATACATATTAggcaaataaaagaaaaggatccagattctctgactccaaacccaagaCTCTTTACATTGTACCAcgcttcttttctctttcattttagtagatcagtggtgtcaaactcaagtagaaacagGCCACTGAGCTTCTGCTCACTGCATATTGaatcagaaaataatatatagtattaatagTACCTATGTTCTATTCtagttgtatttattttgttacatatttcctaattatattttaatctggttctccCAGCACTTGGGGAGTAATGCTGACTTCACTGGACTCTGTGTTTGTCACCTCTTATAGGTCATAGATGATCTTTGACTTAGAGGTGGAAAGGACCTTCAAGGTCAGTTTAGcccagccccctcatttttctAATGAGACCACTGAGAGCtatagaggttgagtgacttgatcAAGTTTTCATAGTAATTAGGGGCAAAGGCAGGTTTGGATGCTGTTTTCTGCTGTCACTCTCCCCTGCCCCTGCCTCGGAGCAGAAAATTTGGCAGGGGAATGGAAACAATCATTGGACTTGGATGCAGGAAACCAACTCTACTCTCAATGACTGAATATGAAAATATTACCAGCATAAATATAAGGTGAAATAAATCCCATATGTTCAAAGTAGTTATATACCAGGTAGTTTGGGACGAAGAGCATTAACAGTCAGGGATTCAGACAAGGCTTCATCTCTTGAGAAGAGAGcacagatttggaatcagaggatttgggttAAAATTCAGGCTTTGTgacttatatttgtatatatttgggtAAATTATCtatcctctttgggcctcagtttgcttatctaaGTATAAGAATTGTGTGAgagtcctctggctccaaatccagacTGGTTTTCCATAAGACCACACTGCTTCTTAAGGAATGAGGCATTtccaagcctaaagatgggaggtccttggttcaaatctggcctgagacacttcctagctgtatgaccctgggtgagtcacttgacccccattgcctagcccttaccactcttctgccttggaattaatacacaatattgattccaagacagaaagtaagggttttttaaaataaataaattaattaaaaaagaaaggaatgaggcATATCATAAAGAACTTAACATttataatagccaacatttatatagagcttaaaagtttataaaatatttcatatatatctttACAACAATGAAGTATGTGCTATTatcatgtccattttacagatgaggaacctggggtaggcagaggttaagtaatttgcctagggtcatacagctattaagtgtctgaaactagatttgaactcagatctctcagCTCCAAAAACTATGCTTTATATAGTGCatcaaactaccttgtatttaactattttgtacatatttggaATTATTCATCCTACCTTTATGCAGTACATATCAATATCCTTTTTTGTTGCTTCCCCAATTAGAAAGTAAGCTTGTTTTGAGCTTCATTCTTTGAATTTGGATtaccagtgcctagcacagtgtctggcacataagaGTCACAATAAATTCTTGTGGATTGATTGAAGGAAATCAGACTCACTTACATACGAACTCACAACTGTCAGAGACAGTCTTTCTGACTCACACATAGCATGCAAAGCATAGAATTGGGAGTGGGGCAGAAAGTGATCCATTTTAACAGAAATGTGGAGGAAGTTTGGCACAGTAATAAAAGAGAAAGCTAAAACAGAAGTAGACTTAGGACTTAAGTGACCAGGGCTTTACTGATGGGAGAGGGCTGGAGGGTATAGGTGTCAAGGGGCAGGATGCTGGGAGGCCTTTATTGCTCATCTGTCAGGCCTCCTCCCAGAAAAGAGAGGTGAGAGAGGCTCCAGGTGCCTGGTTGGTTGATTCCAAGATAAGGAATGGGCAAGAATGACGAATTTTggtaatttattatatttttttaaccaattacatgtattaggaaatttccatataagtcttccaaagttatatgattcaaaataTCCCCCTTCCTCTGTTTCCTTTCTCCTCTaggagctggcaaacaatttgatctggattacacacatgtttccatattgtcCATTTTTGTAAGTGGATAATCATATAAGGCCAAAACCCCAAAccatatgcccaaataaataagcaaaaaatcacgtgctttcatctgtattcagacttgaacacttccttctctggaggtgggtagcattttttgtcataaattcttcagaattgtcctggattattgcattgctgagagtacccaagtctttcacagttggtcatgaGGATGAGATAATTTGGAGAGATGCTCTAGATCACGTAAAGGCCTTGGCAGGTGGGAATTACCACTCTTGGGTAGCACAAGTACAAGGGGTAGATTGGAAAGTGATCTTCCATCACCCCCCAGCCAGGGAGAAGGATGACTTCCTAGCCCAAGTCTTCTGGATATAGGCTTATACAGAACAAAGGATGAACTTTTTCATACCAGTCAGTCTAAGAAGAGGATTCAGTGTAGTTCCTGGGCATCTCTTCTCCACTTAACCCCACTCCCTATCCCAATCAACTGAATGCTGTTTCTGgagctctgtaaaatgagagaatttgccTGGATTACCTAACAATAAAGTCCTATTAGATTCTCAATCTTATAATCTTAAATCTGACGACCTTAGAAGAGGTACGCCAATTGGATTCAAAGGAAGGAGAATGTAGGCAGGGAGAGCAGTTTGGAAGGATATTAATTTACCCCGTATTCTAAATTGATTGAGGACTGTAATTGGATCTTCTTCCTCTAGCTTTCTTATTACAAAGTACAAATAAGGAATGTGACTTAAATGATGACACTCTTCGAATTAGAGATCCCCCTGCAAAGCATACATACCCCAAGGAGACTGCAGACAGAAAAAAGTcccaaatatacaaaatattcataacaacatTTTCttaagtagcaaagaactggaaacaaagtggatgTACATTAAGAAGAGAATGACTTTTAAAAACCCTGGGCTATACATGTAATAAAATGTTGCTCTTCAAGAAACAAGTagtatgaagaattcagagactAGGAAGACTTAAGCAAGTAAGAAGGACTTGTATTATGTGAACTCTTTACCTCCCCTAGTGCTTCTGTAATCATttcaatgcttaataaatatttgtttaaatggAATGCATCAATGAGGGAAAACTCTGTTCCTAACTTAGGCATGCTtccttgttattcagtcatttcagtaatgtctgactcttcatgaacccatttggggttttcttggcaaagatactggagtgatttgccatttccttctccagtccattttacagaggaggaaactgaggcaaacagggttaagtgacttgcccaggctcccaCAGCTAacaggtgtctgaggccagatttgagcttaggaagataaagtcttcctgactccaggcccagtactctatcccctgagccacctagctgcccctagttcCTGGATTCTTTATGATTCTCCTATGATGAACTACACAATCTATTCTAG
The window above is part of the Monodelphis domestica isolate mMonDom1 chromosome 7, mMonDom1.pri, whole genome shotgun sequence genome. Proteins encoded here:
- the LOC103104254 gene encoding antimicrobial protein CAP18-like — its product is MASFRILLPLLLLGLMEVKATEVRGLSYYDALTIAMSHFNSKCDEKNAYWITAITPQLKWDRKSKEPHRMGFAIQETECLKGETRTPSKCAFKKDGEEKYCRAAVKFICDGEADVWVRCSPMASNTIVRRSKRGIKVPGFVKKFLKDVVSETISHSIPKAISAVDKLIKKKKKGATTPRVK